The DNA sequence TCCTCACATAGCCTGCCGGAAGAGTAAGGCGACTAAGGCCTTTGACTATGCCCGTTTCATTAAAATGCATAATGGGCATATCTCTACGTACATAGCATGCAAATTGGTGAATAAAAAGTTGGTAACAGTTAAATGATCTGCCAGCTAGAGTTTGGCATGGCTATAATTAAGCAAAGTCAACATATATAGAGTGGATCTCACTACATATCCAcatgatgattttaatattaaaatattttattagtttttaaattactttaatgattaaaatttgaaaatgaattaataGTCTAAaatggatttaataaaattttaaaatcttattaaaaaaaggaattgtatatagaaaatatatttttaaattttagctcGTAAAATGATTTGatggatgaaaaataaaattttattgagaCATAATATGAGCTTCGTAAATAGTCATGCTATGGTAAGCTTATACACTGACACTATAATGAGTATTTTATATCCCACCATATTTGatgagatgaaaaaaataacaaacaaataaatttataaaaaccatACATCTCATCAAATGTGGTGAGTTGTGAGATGcctaccataaaataaatatgcaaatatattttaacaaaattatatatatatatatatatatatatgaattcataAGTTGAAATTGTTCTACTGAAAAGTCATTCacatattttttataagtttttggattaattaaaagttgagatttaaaaatatatgcgGGATTTATATGAATCCTAATAGGATTCACTGTATTTTCTcacgtttttaatattttactagattcatataatacacaaatatatacatttttagatcttaatttttatggcaatttaaaaattaataataaatgttgtgatgatttttttatttggatggttttgataatataataactCTCTCTATGTAAAAAGTTATGTTTTATTATAGGTGATATAAATTGATAACtcaaaattgaataatttaatTGAGTAAACATCAATCCTTTGCGCTTGCCACGTCAATAGATTCCAAACAAGGTTAGGAACATAGCAATAAATCCATAGGCCTAAAGTCATCCTTtaaactgtattttttttttttttgaagtatatAAATCCATAAGTGGTTCTTCCAAAGATCTgcaagaacaacaacaaaataaaaataaataaactctgATATCACAAAGTAGCTAGATTGCAAAGAATGGCAAAAAATCCTTCAGCATACTTGCTCTTCCTTGCCATCTTGGTTCTTACCACAGCCACATCCTCATCCGCCACGTCTCTCAATGTGGCTGTTGGATCTCAAGTTCAGGTTGTTGGCAGGGTTACTTGCCCGGTCAGAAGGATTCTGCCTCCCTCTGGCCCACCTGTGGTTGGTGTTAATGTCAGCTTGTCCTGCGATGGAGACAGGACCAGTCTCGGGCAAGCCGTCACCAATGCCGGCGGTTTTTACAGCATCGCTCTCAACGTGGGTCCGGGCATTCTCTTTAACACAACAGGCTGTGCCATCTTTGTCAACCTTCCTCTCGCCAACTGCACTGCTCTCCCTGCCTCTGGAGTAGTTAGAACCCCTCTTCGCTTGCTTTCCATTGTCCCTTTAACGGTTAGCCAACTTCCTCTCGTGATTGACGAAATTCGTGTATATCTTGGAGAACTTTTAAGAGCGATTTGACTGTAATCCTTAATTATAAAGtactatatctatctatatatatatatatacgcacaaacacacacacacactaataTATGTGTGTTTTCTTTCTTCCCACATGAACATGCTGGTCGTTAATGGTATTTATACAATACCAAGTTATAAATAACTGTTAATGACTATGCATAATACTAAATAAAGGAGAAGAATTTgttgtttgcttttgtcttcctTATATTTTGCTGCTGTGTCTCTATTTTCATTGCTTAATTTTGCATTTTCACCATCTAATTATATACCAAGGACATATCATGAATTAGGAGACTGAAATTAATTggtaaaggaaattaatttataattattaaccgAATAATCCTTCATCTCTAGCTTCTTTGCATGTTACGTTTTATTCTATAGTAATGCTATTATTCGCGAGGTTGCCCACCTTAACAACCATCTATTACTGTCCGATTATCACAATTGCATATATCTAACCAAACTCTTCGAATTGAGAAATTGCTTATCCCCCATCATAAATTGAGCAACCTGGCCtataatagcaaaatttttatatgtgaATAGCCAAAAAGTGTAGTGAACTTACTTTACTATGAATGAAAGATCGAAACAATGAAATAATATGAGCGAAGTCCCAAACAAATTCTTAAGGACCTAGTTATTTTTCAAGTTTAAGAATCTCATATAAGCACCATaaatcagataaaaaaaaataataataataacaccaaTATTATACTACCTTGTTGGccttttatctttatttgaatttaaaatgaaaattaattatgcaaAGCTTAAACTTGTTGTTAAAAGCATTTATAGACCTTTCAAAATTCATATTAAAGTCTCGgtaataaattctaaattattaaagatgcctctgtaaaactttttttttttaataataaatttgtaaaaggtgaaggaaaagttgaattttatatgtttagaGTTTAGGCATGTGCTTTACAATTTATTCAACAAGAATTATATGAGTGAAATAGTAAACAAGCATCTGACAGTGTTAAATATGATATGTACAGAGAGAAATTCTTACATGAGGAAAAATCtactttatcatttttaaaatttaatatacttttGAAGTTTATAAGTCCTGATAAGGTTCACTTAATTTTTATAGGATTTtagcattttattaaattttaaaagtctcaaatcttttttaaattccaatcctttaaacattttaaaatctaataataaaagtacTAATGGAAAATCCATTTGCTCGGGTTGGCTGGTGGCAAAACAAAGTGGTGCAAGTCCTCCATTGTAAGCCCTTATATCAAGTCAACAAttgtgatttaaaaataaacaatgataTAATATAAGATTTGATATTTACTAAAATCATATTTGAGAAAGTGAACTTTATAAAGTTGGATgaaccataaataaaattttaaatttaaaaatttagagcAGTCCAACAACTTCCAAAGTAAgacaaaacaattaatcaactTGATAGAATCTTGGTTgctatatatggaaaaaaaaaatattttgttattgaaatattattcaTATCTTTGTTATATATCCATTTTCAAACATTTTCAATAA is a window from the Ziziphus jujuba cultivar Dongzao chromosome 11, ASM3175591v1 genome containing:
- the LOC107432763 gene encoding uncharacterized protein LOC107432763, producing MAKNPSAYLLFLAILVLTTATSSSATSLNVAVGSQVQVVGRVTCPVRRILPPSGPPVVGVNVSLSCDGDRTSLGQAVTNAGGFYSIALNVGPGILFNTTGCAIFVNLPLANCTALPASGVVRTPLRLLSIVPLTVSQLPLVIDEIRVYLGELLRAI